The following proteins come from a genomic window of Nicotiana tomentosiformis chromosome 12, ASM39032v3, whole genome shotgun sequence:
- the LOC138902965 gene encoding uncharacterized protein, with product MGILEACHSSTYGSHHGGARTAEKVLSCGFHWPTLYKDASDLVKRCDECQRAGGILKKNEMPLTTILEIDIFDMWGVDFMGLFVSSCGNTYILVAWIMYLNGLRPLLCPTIKQGV from the coding sequence AtgggtattcttgaggcttgccactcttcaacGTATGGtagtcaccatggtggagcaagaacggcggaaaaagttttgagttgtggattccATTGGCCTACTCTCTATAAGGATGCTAGTGATCTTGTCAAgcggtgtgatgaatgccaaagggctgGTGGGATCctaaagaagaatgaaatgcctctcactaccattttggagatagatATCTTCGATATGTGGGGTGTTGATTTTATGGGTCTGTTTgttagctcttgtgggaacacctacattctagttgcgtggattatgtatctaaatgggttgaggccactGCTTTGCCCAACAATTAAGCAAGGAGTGTAG